From the Leptospira biflexa serovar Patoc strain 'Patoc 1 (Paris)' genome, one window contains:
- a CDS encoding helicase, whose product MSQETVLYQELEKLDLNEIKKIANLWNIQKIPGKDKKSTILGLMETFQNEFYLKGVLEKFTPLQVNILTSILKNKGVMTLGEISRKVNIPPINVEMELNVLRKYYLLYQRKNRERLTNNLDKYHTYDEYQKLIKVETNPKGEKFKYSIEKSLHKATLGEIPDEWKEAVGVKKGEHIDTFLKHALSAEFLQKLIDELSDFDKDVLHQIYIHGGVIEADTIRNYITVNRGKFEQTIPHLTALHLVRDLYYVEDKFIRVIVIPKEILDHLQFSPILPPVKKGTRVRQEKISANGLDFFLNVKKLISYISRKGLNLAKSGKIKQADHKRTETELLSPDIEIFPEKSQVYQIELILPILKLLGYVDIKGENVILVQETDEFLKKDIFEIMKLVIHEVNEARTRRLNPAEVFTATEVPFYEKGILDKTVKLIMAHGKINTSVIFSHIIRDHLVFAPTFQIKTYEEDLADLRKEIISAIFYLQLFGLIEVEYPQRNLSLSELGLHYFNHEPLVTVTEKGGITINPDFSIIAFPDRVSLHGIHLLKAFCELKDYDRVYTFLLTKDSFQLGILLGYDKETFIHFLRESSKAELAQNLLFLLDDWGNNLPIVTITEDSVLLRTKDSQVMELLLGQIKGKKFVLEEVSPTGIIIEKSKVMEVIAIAEKLNMIIRLNR is encoded by the coding sequence ATGAGCCAAGAAACTGTCCTGTACCAAGAGTTAGAGAAACTCGATCTCAACGAGATCAAAAAAATCGCCAATCTTTGGAACATCCAAAAGATCCCGGGAAAGGACAAAAAATCGACCATTTTGGGTCTCATGGAAACCTTCCAAAACGAATTTTACCTAAAAGGTGTTTTGGAAAAGTTCACACCCCTCCAAGTGAATATCCTCACCTCCATTTTGAAAAACAAAGGGGTCATGACTCTCGGCGAAATTTCGAGAAAGGTCAATATCCCTCCAATCAACGTCGAGATGGAGTTAAACGTACTTCGCAAATACTACCTTTTGTACCAAAGGAAAAACCGCGAACGTCTTACAAACAATTTAGACAAATACCATACTTATGATGAATACCAAAAACTCATCAAAGTAGAAACCAATCCTAAGGGTGAAAAGTTTAAGTATTCCATTGAGAAGTCCCTACATAAGGCAACACTCGGCGAAATTCCAGACGAATGGAAGGAAGCTGTGGGTGTCAAAAAAGGGGAACACATTGATACCTTTTTAAAACATGCCCTCAGTGCTGAGTTTTTACAAAAACTCATCGATGAACTTTCAGACTTTGACAAAGATGTTCTGCACCAAATTTACATCCATGGTGGTGTGATTGAAGCCGATACGATTCGTAATTATATCACGGTGAACCGTGGGAAGTTTGAACAAACAATCCCTCACCTAACGGCTCTTCACTTGGTTCGAGACTTGTATTATGTGGAAGACAAATTCATTCGTGTCATTGTCATTCCAAAAGAAATTTTAGACCATTTACAGTTCTCACCAATTTTACCTCCTGTCAAAAAAGGAACTCGTGTTCGCCAGGAAAAAATTTCGGCAAACGGTCTCGATTTTTTCTTAAACGTTAAAAAACTCATCTCTTACATTTCAAGAAAAGGTTTAAATTTAGCCAAATCTGGAAAAATCAAACAAGCAGACCATAAAAGAACGGAAACAGAACTTTTATCTCCTGATATTGAAATTTTCCCAGAAAAAAGCCAAGTGTATCAAATTGAGCTCATTCTTCCCATCTTAAAACTGTTAGGTTATGTAGATATCAAGGGTGAGAATGTCATTTTAGTCCAAGAAACCGATGAGTTTCTGAAAAAAGATATTTTTGAAATCATGAAACTTGTCATTCACGAAGTGAATGAAGCAAGAACACGTAGGTTAAACCCGGCAGAAGTTTTCACTGCTACAGAAGTTCCTTTTTATGAAAAAGGGATTTTGGACAAAACTGTAAAACTCATCATGGCACATGGAAAAATCAATACTTCTGTGATTTTTTCCCATATCATCCGTGACCATTTGGTTTTTGCACCAACGTTCCAAATCAAAACCTATGAAGAAGACTTAGCAGATCTTAGAAAAGAAATCATCTCTGCCATTTTTTACTTACAACTCTTTGGTCTCATTGAAGTGGAATACCCACAACGGAATTTGAGTTTATCAGAACTCGGACTCCATTATTTCAATCATGAACCACTCGTGACAGTTACGGAAAAGGGTGGGATTACCATCAACCCAGACTTTTCCATCATTGCTTTCCCGGATCGTGTTTCCTTACATGGCATCCATTTGCTGAAAGCTTTTTGTGAACTGAAAGATTATGACCGAGTGTATACGTTTTTACTCACAAAGGATAGTTTCCAATTGGGAATTTTACTTGGGTATGACAAAGAGACATTCATCCATTTCTTAAGAGAATCATCCAAAGCGGAACTGGCACAAAACTTACTCTTCTTACTCGATGATTGGGGAAACAATTTACCAATTGTCACCATCACAGAAGATTCCGTTTTACTAAGAACCAAAGATTCTCAAGTGATGGAACTACTCCTTGGTCAAATCAAAGGCAAAAAATTTGTTTTGGAAGAAGTGAGCCCAACAGGGATCATCATCGAAAAATCAAAGGTGATGGAAGTGATCGCCATTGCTGAAAAACTGAATATGATCATCCGACTGAACCGCTAA
- a CDS encoding esterase/lipase family protein: MIRKSFLALFVTAMMASPILASSGSSSKPLAGTYPIILSHGLFGWGENSGGIISIVNYWGGTDDYLRSQGATVYAPAKTAANSNEVRAQELKAAVLTYAAATNYSGKFHILGHSQGGLDSRYMVSNLGLSTRVATLTTLNTPHYGSPIADIIKTVLPGWIQPFVASIVETLVKIVYGGTNQQNALAALSSLTKEGLSSFNAYTPNRSGVKYYSYGSYITLPDLIQHPLMGILHPACAAGGLFQGQGATNDGLVPLSSQKWGTWKGGPSYGILTTGVDHLQVSNTLRSGSFWYDVEGFYMKMASNMKANQ, from the coding sequence ATGATTCGAAAAAGTTTTTTGGCCTTATTTGTGACTGCCATGATGGCGTCCCCCATACTTGCGAGTTCTGGCTCTTCTTCTAAACCACTTGCGGGAACCTACCCGATCATTTTATCCCACGGCTTATTTGGATGGGGTGAAAATTCTGGCGGAATCATTAGCATTGTCAATTATTGGGGTGGCACTGACGACTACCTAAGAAGCCAAGGAGCAACTGTCTATGCACCTGCAAAAACTGCCGCCAACTCCAATGAAGTCCGCGCTCAGGAATTAAAAGCAGCCGTCTTAACGTATGCGGCTGCAACAAACTACTCTGGAAAATTCCATATCCTTGGTCACTCGCAAGGCGGACTCGATAGCCGATATATGGTCTCTAACCTTGGTCTCTCCACCCGAGTGGCAACCCTCACAACACTCAACACTCCTCACTACGGATCTCCGATTGCTGACATCATCAAAACGGTCCTTCCCGGATGGATCCAACCATTTGTGGCAAGCATTGTGGAAACACTTGTAAAGATCGTGTATGGTGGAACCAACCAACAAAATGCACTTGCTGCCCTTTCTTCGCTCACGAAAGAAGGTTTATCTTCCTTCAATGCATACACTCCTAACCGTTCCGGAGTGAAGTATTACTCGTATGGATCTTACATCACTCTTCCTGATTTGATCCAACACCCTCTTATGGGAATTTTACACCCTGCTTGTGCGGCTGGTGGACTGTTCCAAGGGCAAGGTGCTACCAATGATGGTCTCGTTCCGCTTTCTTCCCAAAAATGGGGAACTTGGAAAGGTGGCCCATCGTATGGAATTTTAACTACGGGTGTGGACCACTTACAAGTATCGAACACACTTCGTTCTGGAAGTTTCTGGTATGATGTGGAAGGATTTTATATGAAGATGGCTTCCAACATGAAAGCGAACCAATAA
- a CDS encoding glycine--tRNA ligase — protein MAQPKEKEEQSLKPIVAVSKRRGFVFPGSEIYGGLSNTFDYGPNGIEVLNNLKRLWWEYFVHRRDDVLGLDSSILLHPRVWEASGHISNFNDPLMDCKKCKTRVRVDKFLEDKEGEGAATGKTLEELTNTIRDKAYACPTCGTVGSFTDARQFNLMFKTSHGASEEGATDIYLRPETAQGIFINFKNVTQIARKKVPFGIAQIGKSFRNEIMARQFIFRTREFEQMEMEFFCEPGTQKEWFKYWVDYCMDWLVNVVGLKKENLRVREHEKEELSFYSDSTSDIEYKYPFGWGELWGVASRTDYDLTQHETFSSEDLKYHDLDQKKKYLPYVVEPALGLNRLFLAVLCDAYEEEKLEKDDIRTVLRFGKRVSPMKVAIFPLMKKDGLDAKAKEIYTDLRNHWYVDYDDSGAIGKRYRRHDEIGTPFCITVDYDTMSDGTVTIRERDSMKQERIAVADLKSYLIQRMV, from the coding sequence ATGGCACAGCCGAAAGAGAAAGAAGAACAGTCGCTCAAACCCATAGTCGCAGTCTCCAAACGAAGAGGCTTTGTTTTCCCAGGATCCGAAATTTACGGAGGCCTCTCCAATACATTTGACTATGGTCCGAACGGAATTGAAGTTTTGAACAATTTAAAACGACTTTGGTGGGAATACTTTGTCCACCGTAGGGATGATGTTTTGGGACTTGATTCTTCCATTCTCCTCCACCCACGTGTTTGGGAAGCATCTGGCCACATTTCCAACTTCAACGATCCACTTATGGATTGTAAAAAATGCAAAACACGAGTGCGCGTGGATAAGTTTTTAGAAGATAAGGAAGGGGAAGGAGCAGCAACAGGGAAAACTTTGGAAGAACTCACAAATACCATCCGTGACAAAGCCTATGCTTGCCCCACTTGCGGAACAGTGGGAAGTTTTACGGATGCACGCCAGTTCAATTTGATGTTCAAAACATCACATGGTGCCTCCGAAGAAGGAGCCACTGACATTTACCTTCGTCCGGAAACTGCCCAAGGGATCTTCATCAATTTTAAAAACGTAACCCAAATTGCGCGGAAAAAAGTACCATTCGGAATTGCACAGATTGGAAAGTCATTTCGGAACGAAATCATGGCACGCCAGTTTATCTTTCGAACCCGTGAGTTCGAACAAATGGAGATGGAATTTTTCTGTGAACCAGGCACTCAAAAAGAATGGTTTAAGTATTGGGTGGACTACTGCATGGATTGGCTTGTGAATGTGGTGGGTTTAAAAAAAGAAAACCTACGAGTGCGTGAACACGAAAAAGAAGAACTTTCGTTTTATAGTGATTCCACAAGTGACATCGAATACAAATACCCGTTTGGTTGGGGTGAACTTTGGGGTGTTGCTTCAAGGACTGATTATGACCTCACCCAACACGAAACATTTTCTTCGGAAGATTTGAAGTACCATGACCTAGACCAAAAGAAAAAGTACCTGCCCTATGTTGTTGAACCTGCTCTTGGTCTTAATAGACTTTTCCTTGCAGTGTTATGTGACGCTTACGAAGAAGAAAAATTAGAAAAAGACGACATTCGTACTGTCCTTCGGTTTGGCAAACGTGTGAGTCCCATGAAAGTCGCCATTTTTCCTCTCATGAAAAAAGACGGGCTCGATGCCAAAGCCAAAGAAATTTATACCGACCTTCGTAACCATTGGTATGTAGATTATGATGATAGTGGTGCCATTGGAAAACGGTACCGTCGTCATGACGAAATTGGAACGCCTTTCTGTATCACAGTCGATTACGACACGATGAGTGACGGAACAGTCACTATCCGAGAAAGGGATTCGATGAAACAAGAAAGGATTGCTGTGGCCGATCTCAAATCGTATCTCATCCAAAGAATGGTTTAG
- a CDS encoding TPM domain-containing protein, which translates to MKTWLLFCPMRLDLKTYFQCLATFLLILTLFVTEVQSKEIKVLTTPITDEVGIFSADQITNLQSIITNIEQKTGAQVFLYIIPSLEGENLESYSLQVAETSKIGQKGKDNGVLVLLSVGDRKVRIEVGYGLEETLTDVLCNRIIRNIMIPEFKKGDLPGGILLGYTAIESILLGAADTNPNLQTDYPDGIGFSFSHENTVKNIGIAIGVIVVAVIGFFLMTDRKQYKRNIWLEGLYGGAVFLALLYFLPDAVFYFFCFGIVALNLYLLYGLWDWYSYPLAILSLLFWIPFLQFSFHTEWIVLFWVIGIIGLIMLVIKLSLDENLQEAFRSFAKKFGLTASELFFHGVAFLSLSFAVVSIINGEKLFFIFYYQGLLLFTIYGFSISVFMKHARWYGIGFLVWFTLVACIFFFWPISEETSIPMDYNTLFISFQWFFCLVLGFVLAKTIQVKTWKTRSLKYGLISLVWTFGFSIEGILGYTDTSAFSISTFVFSYFVLLLLHFFYVMWEEGDSGSYSSYSSGSSSSSSYRSSSSSYSSSSSSSSGGGGGSFGGGGSSGSW; encoded by the coding sequence ATGAAAACTTGGTTATTGTTTTGCCCTATGCGTTTGGATCTGAAAACTTATTTTCAATGTCTTGCTACCTTCCTTTTGATTTTGACTCTTTTTGTGACAGAAGTCCAATCAAAGGAAATAAAAGTTCTAACAACACCCATCACCGATGAGGTTGGAATCTTCAGTGCCGATCAAATCACAAACTTACAATCCATAATAACAAACATAGAACAGAAAACAGGTGCACAAGTATTTCTGTACATCATTCCAAGTTTGGAAGGGGAAAACTTAGAATCCTACTCCTTACAAGTCGCTGAAACCTCAAAGATTGGCCAGAAAGGAAAAGACAATGGAGTCCTCGTATTATTGTCGGTAGGAGACAGAAAGGTTCGGATTGAAGTGGGGTATGGGTTAGAAGAAACTCTAACGGACGTTTTGTGTAATCGGATCATCCGCAATATCATGATCCCTGAATTCAAAAAAGGAGACCTCCCGGGTGGGATTTTGCTCGGGTATACGGCCATTGAATCCATCCTACTTGGCGCGGCCGATACCAATCCCAATTTGCAAACAGATTATCCAGACGGGATTGGATTTTCCTTCTCCCATGAGAATACTGTGAAAAACATTGGGATCGCCATTGGTGTCATCGTTGTGGCTGTGATTGGTTTTTTCCTTATGACCGACAGGAAACAATACAAACGAAACATTTGGTTAGAAGGTTTGTATGGCGGTGCCGTTTTTTTGGCTCTTTTGTATTTTTTACCCGATGCCGTATTTTATTTTTTCTGTTTTGGGATCGTTGCTTTAAATTTGTATTTGTTATACGGACTTTGGGATTGGTATTCGTATCCACTTGCCATCCTTTCCCTTCTTTTTTGGATTCCTTTTTTGCAATTTAGTTTTCATACAGAATGGATTGTCCTCTTTTGGGTGATAGGGATCATCGGTTTGATTATGCTAGTCATTAAACTATCGTTAGATGAAAATTTACAGGAAGCTTTTAGATCCTTCGCCAAAAAATTTGGGTTAACTGCGAGTGAACTTTTTTTTCATGGAGTAGCCTTTCTCAGTCTATCATTTGCCGTGGTTTCCATAATCAATGGGGAAAAACTATTTTTCATCTTTTACTACCAGGGTTTACTTCTTTTTACCATTTATGGTTTTTCGATTTCCGTGTTTATGAAACATGCCCGCTGGTATGGGATTGGGTTTTTGGTTTGGTTTACTCTTGTCGCTTGTATCTTTTTCTTTTGGCCCATCTCAGAAGAAACATCCATTCCCATGGATTACAATACTCTCTTCATTAGTTTTCAGTGGTTTTTCTGTTTGGTGTTAGGGTTTGTTTTGGCAAAAACCATCCAAGTGAAGACTTGGAAAACTAGGTCCCTGAAGTATGGATTGATCTCTCTTGTTTGGACCTTCGGATTTTCAATTGAGGGAATATTAGGTTATACGGATACTTCTGCCTTTTCCATTTCCACATTTGTTTTTTCGTATTTTGTCTTACTTTTACTGCATTTCTTTTATGTGATGTGGGAAGAAGGTGATAGCGGATCCTATTCGTCATACTCTTCGGGTTCTAGTTCCTCTTCTAGTTACAGAAGTTCTTCGAGTTCCTACAGTTCGAGCTCAAGTTCTAGTTCTGGTGGCGGCGGAGGAAGTTTTGGAGGAGGAGGTAGTTCTGGTAGTTGGTAA
- a CDS encoding lipase chaperone family protein produces the protein MNAKYFRPFSIGLIALIFLFVIYQFTKSNEFGSAEEENPNDKAESFFRTQSDGFSVDPFYLESAKSIFSPDGQFLRFDDILAKAKSGELNLISELWNLRRQCPEGSTREQCHEYIKAFIQNQYSGEDAKKLLNLLTNYLKYEEAMVQLDPSSKSYTNAERYEQIKQLRRKYFSKEDAELIFGLEEATADFSFNRKNFLDETKHLKAEERIRLYEDYRKKSFGPYYNAVASREPQYDKFETEMDLRQAELSKLSGTERDSKEREVRIRYFGKDGNERMEKVLREIKEEEETISKLEVEEKNLLKNNPNLSESEKEKKLMELRIKTLGSKELAEEYTRRLEYEKTLKNSGN, from the coding sequence ATGAATGCAAAATATTTTCGCCCATTCAGTATCGGTCTCATCGCCTTAATTTTTTTATTTGTGATCTATCAATTCACAAAATCCAATGAATTCGGTTCCGCCGAAGAAGAAAATCCCAATGACAAAGCAGAATCGTTTTTTCGAACACAAAGTGATGGGTTTTCGGTCGATCCTTTTTATTTAGAATCTGCAAAATCCATTTTTTCACCTGACGGACAATTTTTACGTTTTGATGATATCCTCGCCAAAGCAAAGTCAGGTGAACTCAATTTAATTTCTGAACTTTGGAATTTACGTAGGCAATGTCCCGAAGGAAGTACAAGGGAACAATGCCATGAATACATCAAAGCCTTTATTCAAAATCAGTATTCCGGTGAGGATGCTAAAAAACTTTTGAACCTACTTACCAATTATTTAAAATATGAAGAAGCCATGGTGCAACTGGACCCAAGTTCTAAGTCTTATACCAACGCAGAAAGGTATGAACAAATCAAACAACTCCGAAGGAAATATTTTTCAAAGGAAGATGCAGAACTCATCTTTGGATTAGAAGAAGCCACTGCGGATTTCAGTTTCAACCGAAAGAATTTTTTGGATGAAACCAAACATCTAAAGGCAGAAGAACGGATTCGATTGTATGAAGATTATCGCAAAAAATCCTTTGGTCCCTATTACAATGCTGTTGCCAGCCGGGAACCACAGTATGATAAATTTGAGACAGAGATGGACCTTCGCCAAGCGGAACTATCCAAACTATCGGGTACAGAACGTGATTCCAAAGAAAGAGAAGTTCGGATTCGTTATTTTGGTAAAGATGGCAATGAACGTATGGAAAAAGTTTTGAGAGAAATCAAAGAAGAAGAAGAAACAATCTCAAAGCTTGAGGTGGAAGAAAAGAACTTACTGAAAAATAACCCAAATCTTTCCGAATCGGAAAAAGAAAAAAAATTAATGGAATTACGAATTAAAACTTTAGGAAGTAAGGAACTGGCGGAAGAATACACTCGACGATTGGAATATGAAAAAACACTTAAAAATTCCGGGAATTGA
- a CDS encoding TetR/AcrR family transcriptional regulator produces MPQTLRSQTNPKGLKRIPKREETKQKIYRTALVLFQRDGYEVTTMRRIAKEAKVSLGLTYYHFQSKEDLVLEFYKGSQKELKRLCESYFKTTKDFKTRYKFIITTQLDLFFSHKKFLQVLARHAGDPNDPLSPFSIESEGLREEAVGIIRQAMATSNSKLREDLSKVLPDLLWMQQMGILFYWLTDASKSFQNTKLMIHDSLDLTFKLIKLSNFPLFKNVMGPIFRMVRLVKT; encoded by the coding sequence ATGCCTCAAACACTCAGAAGCCAAACCAATCCAAAGGGATTGAAACGAATTCCCAAACGGGAAGAAACCAAACAAAAGATTTACCGAACCGCATTGGTACTTTTCCAAAGGGATGGGTATGAAGTCACAACCATGCGCAGGATTGCAAAAGAAGCCAAGGTTTCTCTTGGGCTTACTTATTATCATTTTCAATCGAAAGAAGATTTAGTGTTAGAGTTTTATAAAGGTTCGCAAAAAGAATTGAAGAGACTTTGTGAATCGTATTTCAAAACCACAAAAGATTTTAAGACACGCTATAAATTTATCATCACAACCCAATTGGATCTTTTTTTTAGTCATAAAAAGTTTTTGCAAGTGCTTGCAAGACATGCTGGGGATCCAAATGATCCGTTATCTCCATTTAGTATAGAGAGCGAAGGTTTACGAGAAGAGGCAGTGGGCATCATCCGACAAGCAATGGCCACTTCGAATTCCAAACTACGCGAAGACTTAAGTAAAGTTTTACCGGATCTCTTATGGATGCAACAGATGGGAATTTTGTTTTATTGGTTAACGGATGCTTCAAAATCATTCCAAAATACAAAACTAATGATCCATGATTCATTGGACCTAACCTTTAAACTCATCAAACTTTCCAATTTTCCCTTATTCAAAAACGTAATGGGTCCCATCTTTCGAATGGTGAGGTTAGTAAAAACATAA
- a CDS encoding GNAT family N-acetyltransferase, protein MVRDLLESDRNQTIELVNQFFRKVNELELDGLFRIRPRAATKFTDIYFKLIGTGKVYMRGYFVEEELVSLLIGRVEEKPHLEEERSLFIDLAVTKLGKKKKGYMSELLKDVDLWCFEKKIPAIELRAILKNEEAIQFWNKSSFEPFYIRYRKRVNGT, encoded by the coding sequence TTGGTCCGCGATCTACTAGAATCTGACAGAAACCAAACCATCGAACTCGTGAATCAGTTTTTCCGAAAGGTAAACGAACTTGAGTTAGATGGTTTGTTTCGGATTCGCCCACGGGCCGCAACCAAGTTTACAGATATTTACTTCAAGCTGATTGGCACGGGAAAAGTATACATGCGTGGCTATTTTGTGGAAGAGGAACTTGTATCCCTTCTGATTGGTAGGGTCGAAGAAAAACCTCACTTGGAAGAAGAAAGGAGTCTCTTCATTGACCTTGCTGTAACCAAACTTGGTAAAAAGAAAAAAGGTTATATGTCAGAACTTTTAAAGGACGTGGACCTTTGGTGTTTCGAGAAAAAAATTCCCGCCATTGAACTACGTGCTATCTTAAAAAACGAAGAAGCCATACAGTTTTGGAACAAGTCTAGTTTTGAACCGTTTTACATCCGTTATCGCAAACGAGTGAATGGAACTTAA
- the lnt gene encoding apolipoprotein N-acyltransferase has product MKKHLKIPGIDSPYVYLILSAICFALSLEPFGFATAGFFCLFFLLLITKEIRNEGQLRSALLYTVLFSFLVTCTSFYWMGKAIANITGHGYFFSALLFLIYGFLSFYKIGIVFIGSHLVTKYRFVSDTKFFLFCFPSLFLLSDAICPMVFPVYWGDLFRNQLLWRQIARLGTEVLGFVSVISVALMYLMVIKKEYEWKRSFPYLVPIFFIFCTNLYFLAESIPQEKNIHLVLLQPNTPYAKNEIREDFVFMTKTIQEVYNLGEEAIRNAPKPIDAILLPESSIPFLGTLPSSHPSSTYSKSFVDITEKLVSLSNAPLLFNELVWDDGSRNSFSQLSPVTLKTERRYKHILLPFGEYLPFETVFPFLRTLFQEVSHHNPNLKFDSQSIQTKSGESIEFTPLICYEVLYPDFVREMVLHSPSELLINLTNDSWFESHTETKQHAGAGRLRAIETGRPYIRAAVSGMTTAYDPWGREMMGELPIFQKAIGYLDVLTVAKERETPYLKFGPYPWRLLAVLSLFFVFFMSPKAFDSHKKKNEIEI; this is encoded by the coding sequence ATGAAAAAACACTTAAAAATTCCGGGAATTGATTCACCGTATGTATATCTAATTCTTTCTGCAATTTGTTTTGCATTGTCCCTCGAACCCTTCGGTTTTGCCACCGCTGGGTTTTTCTGTTTATTTTTCCTTTTACTCATTACAAAAGAAATCAGAAACGAAGGACAACTAAGGAGTGCTCTCCTTTATACAGTTCTATTTTCCTTTTTAGTGACTTGCACATCCTTTTATTGGATGGGAAAAGCCATCGCAAACATCACGGGTCATGGATACTTTTTTTCGGCATTACTCTTTTTGATCTATGGATTTTTATCATTTTATAAAATTGGAATCGTATTCATTGGATCTCATCTCGTCACCAAATACCGATTTGTCTCTGATACAAAATTTTTTCTATTTTGTTTCCCATCTCTTTTCCTATTATCGGATGCGATTTGTCCGATGGTATTTCCTGTCTATTGGGGTGATCTCTTTCGGAACCAACTCCTTTGGCGCCAAATCGCACGACTTGGGACCGAAGTGTTGGGCTTTGTCTCTGTCATTTCTGTGGCCTTAATGTATTTAATGGTAATCAAAAAAGAATACGAATGGAAAAGGTCCTTTCCATACCTGGTTCCCATCTTTTTTATTTTTTGTACGAACTTATACTTTTTAGCAGAATCGATCCCACAAGAAAAGAACATCCACCTTGTTTTGCTACAGCCAAACACACCATATGCGAAAAATGAAATCCGAGAAGATTTTGTGTTTATGACAAAAACCATCCAAGAAGTTTACAATCTAGGGGAAGAAGCCATACGAAATGCCCCTAAACCAATCGATGCCATCCTCTTACCTGAATCATCGATTCCATTTTTAGGAACTTTGCCTTCGTCTCATCCGAGTTCCACTTATAGTAAAAGTTTTGTGGATATCACAGAAAAATTGGTTTCTCTTTCGAATGCACCCTTACTTTTTAACGAACTTGTTTGGGATGATGGTTCCAGAAATTCGTTTAGCCAGTTATCGCCTGTTACATTAAAAACAGAAAGGCGATACAAACATATTCTTTTGCCTTTTGGTGAGTATCTTCCCTTTGAAACTGTATTTCCTTTTTTAAGGACTCTTTTCCAAGAGGTAAGCCATCATAACCCAAATCTAAAATTTGATTCCCAATCGATCCAAACCAAATCCGGAGAATCCATAGAGTTCACTCCTCTTATCTGTTATGAAGTTTTGTACCCAGACTTTGTCCGAGAGATGGTACTCCATTCCCCATCAGAGCTTCTCATCAATCTTACAAACGACTCATGGTTTGAAAGCCATACGGAAACCAAACAACATGCAGGAGCTGGAAGGTTACGAGCCATTGAAACAGGGAGACCTTACATCCGAGCTGCCGTTTCAGGGATGACCACGGCTTATGATCCATGGGGGCGGGAGATGATGGGGGAACTTCCTATCTTTCAAAAAGCCATCGGATATTTGGATGTCCTCACTGTTGCCAAAGAGCGAGAAACCCCTTATTTAAAGTTTGGACCATATCCTTGGAGATTATTGGCTGTTTTGAGCTTATTTTTTGTATTTTTCATGAGTCCAAAGGCTTTCGACTCTCATAAAAAGAAAAATGAAATTGAAATTTAG